The following nucleotide sequence is from Bacillota bacterium.
TTGCAGACCATTTTCCTTTGCTATACGCTCTGCGTTTTCCCTTATCATATCATTCAGTGGTTCAGCAAACTGGGGATAGTCAAATATCCTTATATCATTTGCGTACAAATACGATGTCATCCCTTGGGCGAAGCACCACCCCGGGATTACCCCCTGAATCACAATCCTGTCGTAACACGATATGACTCCATAGATTTTTTCTCTATATCTTTCTGTAATAAGCATGTCCTCATACCTTTGTCTATAGTATGATTTCATTATAACATGTGCGGTGCGAGTTTATAAACATTTTTTATTACTAAACCATCCTCTTATTCTGACCCCTGACTCCTGAATTCTGACTTCTTACAAACCTTTTTGGTTCCGGCTTGTCTGGGTTAGTGTATTCCGGCAACGAATACACAATGCACATAGTAACAGGTACAGCAGTTGAACCGGGAAGTTGGGAAGAAGTAGGCTGGGAACCGCCGGTGCCACAGCTGCTAAGTCTTGAAGTAATGCTGGATACTGCAATAAACGATTTTGCCCAAAAAGTATTGAGCCAGCACTATATTGTGACATATGGAGACAATACCGAAATGCTTAAGGATATATGCAAATTGATGGATATAAAATATTATTTAATAGATATGAAATTTTAATATATGCTCGTTCTAAAATATGATTTCTTTAAAACAAATATGGCTTCATTCTAGCAAAATTAGTATGGGAATCCTGTCCTGTTTGAGCTATAATATATTTTATGTAAATTATAAGCATATAAACATTTTTAAGCGGGGAGGATTTTATTTTGCCGAATGATAATAATAGCAATAAACAAAACAATGGTGGAATTAATTACCAAGGTAAGGGAATTAATAAGTTTTTCGGTCAAATTGATTCAACTACTGATAAATACCCATACATATTTCTTCTGCTTTATGTATTTTATTTTGGCGGGAATGGAATTTTAAATCCGTTTTTTCCTGTTTACCTGGATGATATAGGTTTAAGCCAGACTGTTAAAGGTGTTTTGCTGGCGTTGGGACCGCTTGTTGCAATGTTCAGTCAGCCTTTTTGGGGAATTATGGGAGATAGGGCAAAAACCAAGAATATCATATTAAAAATATTGCTTGTGGCAAGCGCGGCAATATTTGTTTTCTTTCCCTTGTTTACGGACTTGTGGTATGTTTTTGTCATATATTTTATATTCATGTTTTTCTATTCTTCAATAAATCCCATAATTGATACCATAACCCTTGATTACCTGGAAAAAACCAGGTGGAAATTCGGCCCGATAAGGATGGGTGGAACCATTGGCTTTGCAATAGTAACGCTGGTTGCAGGATTTATTGTTGAGAATAATATCAATAATATGTTTATTATGTATTCTGCAATACTTTTCGCAAGTTTTATCCTTGTTTACAGGATTCCACCGGTAAAAGGATACCAGTTTGGCAGAAAAAAGATTTCGCCGGCAGAACTCCTTAAAGATAAAAAATTGGTGTTATTGATGGGATTCGGTTTTGCCGTACAGGTGACACTGGGATACTATTACAGTTTTTACCCGGTATATTTTAAGCAAATAGGAGGAGACAATGCCCTGCTGGGGTGGGCCATGTTTGCATCCGCTTTAAGCGAGGTACCCTTTTTGCTTTTTGCCAATAAAATTGTAAAGAGATTAGGCACTGTAAACACGCTTATTGGTTCTGCCCTGGTAACAGCATTGAGGTGGCTTATTATGTATATGGTAACAAATGCCCAGCAGGCGCTTCTTGCAAATTGTCTGCACGGATTGACATTTATTGTGTTTACATATTGCCTTGCTGTTTTTATCAACGAAAACGTGCCGAAAGAACTGAGGGCATCAGGACAAGCCCTGAATGGATTAATAAATATGGGAGCGGCAAGGATTATCGGCAATATTCTGGGTGGCGCTCTAAGCGATATCTTTGGTATAAGGCGCATGTTTCTTTATATTTCTATTATTGGTTTCGGCACGGCAATAATATTCTGTTTTGTTTTGAAGAGAAAGGGAAAAGAAAAACAGGGATCAATTGAACCAAACTGATGGTTATTGTAATTTGGCGAAAACTCAAGCATCACAATGCGGAGCAGCGGTACTTGATCTGACATTTTAAGAAATTTGTAAGAATTATATCGAGTTTTTTGTCAGGAGTTAAGTTTATTATGGAGGGAGGGAATGGAATTTAAGGTTTGTTTAGGGTTTATGGTATTTTAAGGGATAAGTTTATGCAGCTTAATGATATGATATAATAATGTAATGCAAAGAAAGGGGGATATACCGTTTGGAAAAACCATGCATCCTTGTTGTTGACGATGACCGCAAAATTGCTAAGGCAATTGCCATAAATCTTGAGAAAGAAGGATACGACGCAGTATGCGCCCATGACGGCATGGAAGCCATAGAAATATTGACCTGCAGGAATATACACCTGATACTGCTTGACATTATGATGCCAAGGATGGATGGCCTTTCGGCAACGCTAAAAATCCGTGAGAAAAAGAATATACCAATTATTATCTTGTCGGCTAAATCCGAGGATACGGATAAAATATTGGGACTTTCCATGGGTGCGGATGATTATGTGACAAAGCCTTTTAATCCAATGGAGCTCATGGCCCGTGTCAAATCTCAGCTTCGAAGGTATATGAGCCTCGGGGATGTTAATTCCCCTGATAATGATAACTTGATAAGATGTGGGGATTTATGTTTTGACAAAGAAAAAAAGCGACTTACGGCACATGGCGATGTTGTAAAATTAACCGCGACAGAAACAAAAATCGTGGAGCTACTGATGAAAAATCAAGGCCGCATATTTTCCGCAGAAGAGATATATGAGCGCGTATGGAATCAACCCTCATTCTCATGCGAAAATACTGTTATGGTGCATATACGCCGCATACGTGAAAAAATTGAAATAAACCCTAAAGAGCCCGAATATTTGAAGGTGGTGTGGGGAATTGGATATAAAATCGAAAAAAAGTAGGCCATTTTTAGTTTGGTTCTCATTTTTCATGGGACTTAATATTGTTTTATCGATGCTTATTTTGGGTTGTATTGTACTTAGTGACAAGCGCAGCAGGGATGATTTAATTGCGGCTTTGCGATCGGACGTTAAAAATATGTACGAGTTTAAAAGAAGAATCGCTTATTGGTTTGATTATCTTGCCTGGCATATAACTACCGAAAATGCCGACGAGCTTCTAAATGAGCGTATGAATGAAATAGATAAAATAAGGGAGGGAGAGCATACAAATTATTATTCGAAGCTTGACAAGTGGATAGAATTTTCGAAGCTTGACAAGTGGATAGAATTAAGACAGCAAATTGAAAATGAAGGCGAAAATCTTATATTCTATGCGAAAAATACAAAAACAGGCAAGGTATACACGAATGAGAATGCGGTGGGTGAACATGGGGTTTTGCGGATTTTGCAGGAAGCGTCGCAAGATGGGTTGTTTGATTTGCCGGACGAGTATGATTACTGCTTTTATTATGACGGAGCACGATTTGCGTTGCAAAAAGATGGCCGGATGGTGGATATTTACCGGAGAAATGATGAATATGGCTACAGGCAGTATTTAGGGCGTTATATGGAACAGGATTGGAGAAATTCAGAAACAACGCCCGATATATCAGGCTGTATAATTTACCTGGTTGTACGAGATGAATTCAAAGAAAATCCGTATGCTTATAGCGTTCTGTATTCATTATCAATAGATGCAAATGCAAAAAGAATAGGATTCATTATTGCGGTTTTCGTTTTTATTATTGGAGCAGGCTTATTGATATTATCAATTATAAAGAGGAAGCAAAAACAAGAATTTGACAAAAAACTTGCATTGATTTCAGGGAAAGTGTGGTTTGAGATAAAGGGGTTCATATCACTTATTTTAATTATATTTATTTTTGTTTCATTTTACGAGAGGGAATACGGCTATTTTTTCGCGGCTATTGGATTCTGGTGGTATTATATTATGCTGGTGGATATACTTGCCAACCGCAAAAAGTTTCTTTCCAATAATTCAATTGCGTGGCTAATAGGCAAGTATCATGCTTTTGAAAGGAAAAAACCTTTTCAGAAAGCCATGCTTTTAAGGATATATGTACTTATTGCAGCACTTGCAGTACTCGTGTTTTTTGCTTTCATATTTATGTATATGGGACATGTAGAACGAAATGGGCTTCCTTCCTTCTTTGCCTTTTTGTGTTTTGTTATTGCCGCATACCTGGTTTATCGTTACGTTAGGAGGTATAGTTCAACTGTTAGTGATATAGGTAGATTGTGTGATCATATTAAGGCTGTCAAAGAAGGAGATATGGAAACAAAGCTTAATCTTGACGAAAATGCG
It contains:
- a CDS encoding MFS transporter, which codes for MPNDNNSNKQNNGGINYQGKGINKFFGQIDSTTDKYPYIFLLLYVFYFGGNGILNPFFPVYLDDIGLSQTVKGVLLALGPLVAMFSQPFWGIMGDRAKTKNIILKILLVASAAIFVFFPLFTDLWYVFVIYFIFMFFYSSINPIIDTITLDYLEKTRWKFGPIRMGGTIGFAIVTLVAGFIVENNINNMFIMYSAILFASFILVYRIPPVKGYQFGRKKISPAELLKDKKLVLLMGFGFAVQVTLGYYYSFYPVYFKQIGGDNALLGWAMFASALSEVPFLLFANKIVKRLGTVNTLIGSALVTALRWLIMYMVTNAQQALLANCLHGLTFIVFTYCLAVFINENVPKELRASGQALNGLINMGAARIIGNILGGALSDIFGIRRMFLYISIIGFGTAIIFCFVLKRKGKEKQGSIEPN
- a CDS encoding response regulator transcription factor gives rise to the protein MEKPCILVVDDDRKIAKAIAINLEKEGYDAVCAHDGMEAIEILTCRNIHLILLDIMMPRMDGLSATLKIREKKNIPIIILSAKSEDTDKILGLSMGADDYVTKPFNPMELMARVKSQLRRYMSLGDVNSPDNDNLIRCGDLCFDKEKKRLTAHGDVVKLTATETKIVELLMKNQGRIFSAEEIYERVWNQPSFSCENTVMVHIRRIREKIEINPKEPEYLKVVWGIGYKIEKK
- a CDS encoding HAMP domain-containing histidine kinase, coding for MDIKSKKSRPFLVWFSFFMGLNIVLSMLILGCIVLSDKRSRDDLIAALRSDVKNMYEFKRRIAYWFDYLAWHITTENADELLNERMNEIDKIREGEHTNYYSKLDKWIEFSKLDKWIELRQQIENEGENLIFYAKNTKTGKVYTNENAVGEHGVLRILQEASQDGLFDLPDEYDYCFYYDGARFALQKDGRMVDIYRRNDEYGYRQYLGRYMEQDWRNSETTPDISGCIIYLVVRDEFKENPYAYSVLYSLSIDANAKRIGFIIAVFVFIIGAGLLILSIIKRKQKQEFDKKLALISGKVWFEIKGFISLILIIFIFVSFYEREYGYFFAAIGFWWYYIMLVDILANRKKFLSNNSIAWLIGKYHAFERKKPFQKAMLLRIYVLIAALAVLVFFAFIFMYMGHVERNGLPSFFAFLCFVIAAYLVYRYVRRYSSTVSDIGRLCDHIKAVKEGDMETKLNLDENADMYPAAQNLNSIQQGISIALEQQLKSERMKVDLVTNVSHDLKTPLTSIISYVDLLSKEDDLPGHVKDYIGVLVQKSQQLKSLINDLFDLSKATSNNIEVQNEKLSLSKLMQQVLADLEENILASGLEFKVSIPQEPVYIISDGAKLHRVFENIITNALKYSLAGTRVYVQLNVEGNKAIATIKNIANYEMDFDEETILQRFTRGDKARTTEGSGLGLAIARHFTAICGGEFRVKIDGDLFKVEMCFGVHAGTER